Proteins encoded by one window of Kribbella italica:
- a CDS encoding penicillin acylase family protein, producing the protein MCVKVYRDHWGVPHLRADDPLSLVRLQGRNVATDRAWQIETQRRKSLGTTAAFLGPDAVAWDTFARQARLADTAERCFRALDDDTRAWIGAYVAGVNEALPAGAARAPEFAKTGLTLKEWEPWTPLGIWIAAHILFAGFPSKLWREQVALHLGDDAMGVFTSEGPHTSGSNGWMVPGALTATGTALIAGDPHRYVESPGVYQQIRLACPSYDVLGLAVPGVPGIAHFGHTGDVAWAITNAAADYQDLYEEQLRRTTDGVEALGPDGWEAATVHTESVEIAGRDAIAVEVIETARGPVVIGGPDFARGVSLRYPPRVTGRLGFEVLPLLLQATDVAAVDEALEGWVEPVNVVLAADTAGGLLHRTAGLVPRRDAENQLRVVPAWERKHEWDGWIPMPRATVDGVAVMANARDLAAPLGVEFAAPHRFRRIRELLTARDGWTVEDMPTIHTDTWLGSAGSIIDPLRDLAELSPEAVELCDRLLRWDRRMDATSTTASSYAAIRKALSRRITAHPAVAALDDVDATEMFLPYLDLLTHVSFALENLLASDLAIDFAALLRESLEEVAARTPRGPWGDTHQLSPVQVIRGPLFTRDEPPIDLGLSGDHHCVWSTSSVPGTTDLTVRASAARYAWDLRDRTKSGWSVPLGASGVLGDQHHHDQLPLWLRGELAPIVTDWDQLTPE; encoded by the coding sequence ATGTGCGTGAAGGTCTACCGGGACCACTGGGGAGTGCCACACCTCCGGGCCGACGATCCGCTGTCCCTGGTCCGGTTGCAGGGCCGGAACGTGGCCACCGATCGCGCCTGGCAGATCGAGACGCAGCGCCGTAAGTCCCTCGGTACCACGGCGGCCTTCCTCGGTCCGGACGCCGTTGCCTGGGACACCTTCGCCCGCCAGGCCCGTCTGGCCGACACGGCCGAGCGGTGCTTCCGGGCGCTCGACGACGACACTCGGGCCTGGATCGGGGCGTACGTCGCCGGCGTCAACGAGGCCCTTCCGGCCGGCGCCGCGCGGGCTCCGGAGTTCGCGAAGACCGGGCTGACCCTGAAGGAGTGGGAGCCGTGGACGCCGCTCGGGATCTGGATCGCCGCGCACATCCTGTTCGCCGGCTTCCCGTCCAAGCTGTGGCGTGAGCAGGTCGCGCTGCACCTCGGCGACGACGCGATGGGGGTCTTCACCTCCGAGGGACCTCATACGTCGGGCAGCAACGGCTGGATGGTCCCGGGCGCTCTGACCGCGACCGGTACGGCGCTGATCGCGGGCGACCCGCACCGGTACGTCGAGAGCCCGGGCGTCTATCAGCAGATCCGGCTCGCCTGCCCGTCGTACGACGTGCTGGGCCTGGCCGTGCCGGGCGTCCCCGGGATCGCGCACTTCGGCCACACCGGCGATGTCGCCTGGGCGATCACCAACGCGGCCGCCGACTACCAGGACCTGTACGAGGAGCAGCTCCGGCGTACGACGGACGGCGTGGAAGCGCTCGGCCCGGACGGCTGGGAAGCCGCCACGGTGCACACCGAGTCGGTCGAGATCGCCGGACGGGACGCCATCGCGGTCGAGGTGATCGAGACGGCGCGCGGGCCGGTGGTGATCGGCGGCCCGGACTTCGCCCGCGGGGTCAGCCTGCGGTACCCGCCGCGCGTGACCGGGCGGCTCGGGTTCGAGGTGCTGCCGTTGTTGCTTCAGGCAACGGATGTGGCGGCGGTCGACGAGGCTCTCGAGGGCTGGGTCGAGCCGGTCAACGTCGTGCTCGCGGCGGACACGGCCGGCGGACTGCTGCACCGGACGGCCGGGCTCGTTCCGCGGCGGGACGCGGAGAACCAGTTGCGTGTCGTACCGGCGTGGGAGCGCAAGCACGAGTGGGACGGCTGGATTCCGATGCCTCGGGCAACGGTCGACGGGGTGGCGGTGATGGCCAACGCCCGGGACCTGGCCGCGCCGCTCGGGGTCGAGTTCGCCGCGCCGCACCGGTTCCGGCGGATCCGCGAGCTGCTCACCGCGCGGGACGGGTGGACGGTCGAGGACATGCCGACGATCCACACGGACACCTGGCTGGGGTCGGCGGGCAGCATCATCGACCCGTTGCGCGACCTGGCCGAGCTGTCGCCCGAGGCCGTCGAGCTGTGCGATCGCTTGCTGCGGTGGGACCGCCGGATGGACGCGACCAGTACGACGGCCTCCAGCTACGCGGCGATCCGGAAGGCGCTGAGCCGCCGGATCACCGCCCACCCGGCGGTCGCCGCGCTGGACGACGTCGACGCCACCGAGATGTTCCTGCCGTACCTCGATCTGCTGACGCACGTGTCGTTCGCGCTGGAGAACCTGCTCGCCAGTGACCTGGCGATCGACTTCGCCGCGTTGCTCCGGGAGTCGCTGGAGGAGGTCGCCGCGAGGACGCCGCGCGGACCGTGGGGTGATACCCACCAATTGTCACCGGTGCAGGTGATCCGCGGGCCGCTGTTCACCCGCGACGAGCCGCCGATCGATCTCGGGCTGTCCGGCGATCACCACTGCGTCTGGTCCACGTCGAGCGTGCCGGGAACGACCGACCTGACCGTGCGGGCTTCCGCCGCGCGGTACGCGTGGGATCTCCGCGACCGGACGAAGAGCGGGTGGAGCGTGCCGCTGGGCGCGTCCGGCGTACTGGGTGATCAGCACCATCACGACCAGCTACCCCTGTGGTTGCGCGGGGAGCTGGCTCCGATCGTGACGGACTGGGATCAGCTGACGCCGGAGTAG
- a CDS encoding SIP domain-containing protein, with product MRHGWEGVVLKLFKGKDFVFTVTGAEQVAERYRRVHCTDGGLLAAVGAHPTMWVRLWFDKAGKPHQRAYTLVDPDVEAGTFSLEFALHDGCAADWSLKAQPGDTIDATLQGTDFDVPEPLPPRLLVIGDPASLPAINSLLGVARKLPATIWFETQHDSDEELPMRLDPSVHEVRPVRRTAGALVADVKANLPALVDDPAETFVWVACDTVTTRALTAYLLKELKIPRHRVKALGYWRA from the coding sequence GTGAGGCATGGCTGGGAGGGCGTCGTCCTCAAGCTGTTCAAGGGCAAGGACTTCGTGTTCACCGTGACTGGGGCCGAGCAGGTCGCCGAGCGGTACCGGCGGGTGCACTGCACCGACGGCGGGCTGCTCGCCGCGGTCGGCGCGCACCCGACGATGTGGGTCCGGCTCTGGTTCGACAAGGCCGGCAAGCCGCACCAGCGGGCCTACACGCTGGTCGATCCGGACGTCGAGGCAGGGACTTTCAGCCTGGAGTTCGCGCTGCACGACGGCTGCGCTGCCGACTGGTCGCTGAAGGCCCAGCCCGGCGACACCATCGACGCGACCTTGCAGGGCACGGACTTCGACGTCCCGGAGCCGTTGCCGCCGCGGCTGCTGGTGATCGGCGATCCGGCCTCGCTGCCCGCGATCAACTCGCTGCTCGGCGTCGCGCGGAAGCTGCCCGCGACGATCTGGTTCGAGACCCAGCACGACTCCGACGAGGAGTTGCCGATGCGCCTCGACCCCTCGGTGCACGAGGTGCGACCGGTACGGCGTACGGCCGGAGCGCTGGTCGCCGACGTCAAGGCCAACCTGCCCGCGCTGGTCGACGACCCGGCCGAGACGTTCGTCTGGGTCGCCTGCGACACCGTCACCACGCGCGCGCTCACGGCGTACCTGCTGAAGGAGCTCAAGATCCCGCGGCACCGGGTGAAGGCACTCGGGTACTGGCGCGCCTGA
- a CDS encoding GNAT family N-acetyltransferase produces MIRPIDPADPGLAPRLLEVQHRAYAVEAALIGFDGIPPLQEDLAGLMTSTEHWLGCFTDDVLVAAVAYEFPDPETVDITRLVVDPAYARQGHASALLDALDDLEPRGLSLVSTGTANAPAIKLYLGRGYHESELVEVGPGISITRFRRERVL; encoded by the coding sequence GTGATCCGTCCGATCGACCCGGCCGACCCCGGGTTAGCTCCACGCCTGCTCGAAGTCCAGCACCGCGCGTACGCCGTCGAGGCCGCCCTGATCGGCTTCGACGGGATCCCGCCGCTGCAGGAGGACCTGGCCGGCCTGATGACGTCGACCGAGCACTGGCTCGGCTGCTTCACCGACGACGTCCTGGTCGCTGCCGTCGCCTACGAGTTCCCCGACCCCGAGACCGTCGACATCACCCGCCTGGTCGTCGACCCGGCGTACGCCCGCCAGGGACACGCGAGCGCCCTGCTCGACGCCCTCGACGACCTGGAGCCCCGCGGCCTCTCGCTGGTCTCCACCGGTACGGCGAACGCCCCGGCGATCAAGCTGTACCTGGGCCGCGGCTACCACGAGTCGGAACTGGTGGAAGTCGGCCCAGGCATCAGCATCACCCGCTTCCGCCGGGAACGGGTGCTCTGA